From the genome of Deltaproteobacteria bacterium, one region includes:
- a CDS encoding glycosyltransferase family 2 protein, with amino-acid sequence MGGPMPLISVVVPVFCEEKNIPRLYEELGKVAAGIKGYTWEYIFVNDGSMDGSYSELQKLAAADKNVRVLDLSRNFGKEVALSAGVHATSGRAVITLDADLQHPPKLIPEMIRKWEEGADIVATIRKKRDRQPLIRELGSRLFYWIIRRISQVDIASRTTDFRLLDKKVVDAFRSITEKSRMYRGIIDWMGFNKVYIEFDANSRENGNPTYSYRKLIGLAINGITSFSLFPLKIAGIIGILITLFSGILLLIMFPARFVFKSSYFSPLAIMAVSNTFLIGIVLICLGLIALYIGNIHNEVVNRPLYIVKNRLNFD; translated from the coding sequence ATGGGTGGCCCGATGCCATTGATCTCAGTGGTCGTTCCGGTTTTCTGCGAGGAGAAGAATATTCCCAGACTCTATGAAGAGCTCGGAAAGGTGGCGGCTGGCATCAAAGGCTATACATGGGAATATATCTTTGTCAACGATGGAAGCATGGACGGATCCTACTCCGAGTTGCAGAAGCTGGCTGCTGCAGACAAGAATGTAAGAGTCCTGGATCTTTCCAGGAACTTCGGGAAAGAGGTCGCTTTGAGTGCCGGGGTACATGCTACCTCGGGCCGTGCCGTGATCACATTGGACGCCGACCTGCAGCATCCTCCTAAACTGATCCCGGAAATGATAAGAAAATGGGAAGAGGGCGCTGATATAGTTGCCACGATAAGGAAAAAGAGGGACAGGCAACCCCTCATAAGAGAATTGGGTTCGAGACTGTTTTACTGGATAATCCGGAGGATATCCCAGGTAGATATCGCCTCAAGAACAACCGATTTCAGACTGTTGGATAAGAAAGTGGTTGACGCCTTCAGATCAATCACCGAAAAATCAAGGATGTACAGAGGAATAATCGATTGGATGGGTTTCAATAAGGTCTACATCGAGTTCGATGCAAATTCCAGGGAAAACGGGAATCCTACGTACTCATACAGGAAGCTGATCGGTCTTGCAATAAACGGAATTACGTCTTTTTCCTTATTTCCTCTGAAAATTGCCGGGATCATCGGTATCCTGATCACTCTTTTCAGTGGCATACTTCTTCTCATTATGTTCCCGGCCCGTTTTGTTTTCAAGTCGTCATATTTCTCGCCTCTCGCTATAATGGCTGTCAGCAATACGTTCCTTATCGGGATCGTTCTGATATGCTTGGGATTGATTGCTCTTTACATCGGTAATATTCATAACGAAGTTGTAAACAGGCCCCTGTATATTGTCAAGAATCGCCTGAATTTTGACTGA